A single Bufo bufo chromosome 6, aBufBuf1.1, whole genome shotgun sequence DNA region contains:
- the LOC121005177 gene encoding roundabout homolog 2-like has translation MKEKLNRFSLYLLFFLTGLTLVSNEKIIAEVGKKISLPCAVSKNGDITWNKDGALFAKKGRMGLAYGKVSGSERFSIASGATNNLETANVQLSDSGTFTCAMVGAVVKTVELVVFEVSAEPSGTLITSENLKLSVKSSPVVKSEVCWLKDGVKITDGVDLEVKNITIEQSGDYVCHIKMKDGVEAHFSKSISVKGFKSSPAIVYMSRKKSVTLPFMFNFNVKESPLQDDIGAVEGDLKYLSNPPKTVQSLVVTSGAACWSLKCQPKMDPQDLNLSITSPRSGLYQMEILLQIGGRKKRLHKDVCVANLTVSTSHNNIVTEGNVTLLCGINCIDKDGRLCWRHTNRSYDICGPPGKDNLAKEITVLQETSGNWTCGVFTGENRLTSANLTLEIPLGFLDLSNALFWVTVVAGVIVFLIIVTVLTVIIARHRRVRRARYRAWLLENLHHHRRCECDYKGFAPQRLRQNI, from the exons ATGAAGGAGAAATTGAACAGATTCAGCCTTTACCTCCTGTTTTTTCTGACAG GCCTCACCCTGGTTTCCAATGAAAAAATAATAGCTGAGGTTGGGAAGAAAATCTCTCTGCCCTGCGCAGTCTCAAAAAATGGTGACATTACATGGAACAAAGATGGAGCCCTGTTTGCGAAAAAAGGCAGAATGGGACTTGCATACGGCAAAGTTTCAG GCAGTGAGCGATTCAGTATCGCATCCGGTGCCACAAATAACTTGGAAACCGCTAACGTGCAGCTCTCAGACTCCGGCACTTTCACGTGTGCAATGGTCGGTGCAGTCGTAAAAACTGTGGAGCTCGTCGTCTTTGAAG TCTCGGCAGAACCCTCCGGTACCCTCATCACGTCCGAAAACCTGAAACTGAGCGTCAAGTCCTCTCCTGTAGTGAAGTCTGAAGTATGTTGGTTGAAAGATGGAGTAAAGATTACAGATGGAGTCGACCTGGAGGTGAAGAACATAACGATAGAACAAAGCGGGGATTACGTCTGCCACATAAAGATGAAAGATGGGGTCGAAGCGCATTTTTCGAAAAGTATCAGTGTGAAAG GTTTTAAATCGTCTCCAGCCATTGTCTACATGTCTCGGAAGAAGTCCGTAACCCTTCCCTTTATGTTTAATTTCAACGTTAAGGAGTCTCCCCTGCAGGACGACATTGGGGCGGTAGAAGGGGACCTCAAGTATTTATCAAATCCTCCCAAAACTGTACAGAGTCTCGTGGTCACTTCAGGAGCCGCCTGCTGGTCCCTGAAATGTCAACCAAAGATGGACCCTCAGGACTTAAACCTTTCCATCACCAGTCCTAGAAGTGGTCTCTATCAGATGGAGATTCTTCTGCAGATCGGCGGCAGAAAGAAGAGGCTACACAAGGACGTGTGTGTGGCCAATCTCACAG TGTCCACGTCCCACAATAACATTGTCACAGAGGGCAACGTCACACTCCTGTGCGGGATCAACTGCATCGATAAAGATGGGAGGCTTTGCTGGCGTCACACGAACAGGAGCTACGACATCTGCGGACCACCGGGGAAAGACAATCTGGCCAAAGAAATCACTGTCCTGCAGGAAACGAGCGGAAACTGGACCTGTGGGGTGTTTACTGGAGAAAATAGGCTTACTAGCGCCAACCTGACACTGG AGATACCTCTTGGCTTCCTGGACCTGTCAAACGCCCTCTTCTGGGTGACCGTTGTGGCCGGCGTGattgtgttcctaataattgtgACCGTCCTGACAGTTATCATCGCCCGGCACCGGAGAGTG AGACGAGCACGGTACAGGGCATGGTTACTTGAAAACTTGCACCACCACAGAAGATGTGAATGTGACTATAAAGG GTTTGCTCCTCAGCGGCTCAGACAGAACATATGA